From Salvia splendens isolate huo1 chromosome 3, SspV2, whole genome shotgun sequence, a single genomic window includes:
- the LOC121795689 gene encoding uncharacterized protein LOC121795689 isoform X2, giving the protein MDYNDNDYEGQNLDLAGEESSKISVLRPFALPKFDFDDSLHGHLRFDSLVENEVFLGIPSQENNHWIEDFSRGGNGIEFSSSATESCALRRHINVWSEATSSESVEMLLKAVGQEEMVHGEKMVEESDPGDQLGSSTIVVENDSRGACKVDDVNDGIPSLPPAEVVEFSFSSNQSSGVEINQTECTLQVQETKLSSYAVGIDNKDSSLTVAENLSIAVKRADNNQGETCGLVDESLPHQMQEDLPVHGKEIDNSNSSSMNFDVNAREYVEQDKTSSANFSSSCTAKSTFNPVEEQDIGCNETETRLSGISLEIEHIENQCSRETTSGAQSQKQEDGVDTCIVSMLEVSKGHTIDDSVSNDNVCNKVAVVVEPAASQHGDVSGPETKQLSESCIMLHERSSIVLPEEGIQDLGIGGNDAATPAFNGGNDLKQGTVIQSSEMHKTLVGKEDVSAESNSSPETPSAAYEPTILHDVLDNPSEKDNDRKTDDTVGESGQSIGSIVSRECSEKSVNDGMEDSQNIPAPPKEEEDSVNPPLQGESIWTSKKDIISMQIDAHESAVNGSAHEEESEKLPFDSHEMVLDDVEKEVGSSCPAEAVEVQKPTGSKPGSPIGYDPALNSEVEGKILAASPAEGDQFAYSREHIPPLSDTEHKDQSRETESVALKQPSHSDPKEALDNNELCPATEIDNDTIAASVTGEIKTSHQSGFLLEISSDNIPDEASKELNKLMDDPANALVAQNDGIEAAPSKEQMIAESERDITDNSSKLSVTSSTVEIDISNKDDVPAPGASCTDLSQIEVNEHASPKKINLENPGKLSNRSQTSGVNEPCKEDETFTFDTRPLESRSTEDADKSMQSFPALQACKMPTGEGLPEAAVCSQTDPIVVKETSHVGSSTPGVCPPSGGVGATSERKSRRGGSRSGKVSLKKGNLAKETSALKQTEKGEKSSPFMSPSAAGKLMVFESGVKPRGHVTIPTSSMPDLNTSAPSSSFFQQPFTDLQQVQLRAQIFVYGSLIQGAAPDEACMVSAFGMSDGGRSSWERSWRACVERFHGKKSQGNNTGTPVPSRSDVGAKSPDQNNRQGFPQSDVLSSTAARPSIKAIPSPVHSAIPLSSPLWNVSTPSGEALPPGSMSRSAVIDYQAVSPLNPYQTPPLRNYVTHSTWAAQAPPAPFPVPWLASSQSSPFEISTSYPAFQSTEPVKLTAVKESPLPITSGLKHGPPIPTTNTGATAVLVGASPLDLKKVKASSRKTCETKTRKRKKSSGSEDVVQVTATALSDAVSAQSVPSQISNKAPTVEDLSRVSFIAQNQVGLLPRPVVGSYYSTSVAVSTPSTFSPKGPPSNQAFPVATPSISSGHLSKGDINMDKRAFSAEGFSKVEQAKLQAQEAAAHAATAITHCDGVWSQLELQKSYGLTLDAESKLVSAAAAIAAAASVAKAAAAAAKIAADAAVQAKQMADEVLTKSGTSTSTEYNSNSLYNSINLVSALPTSISKGGDRNNTPSLMISAAREAARKRIEAASAATRHAENLDAILKAAELAAEAVAHAGKVVAMGDPFSLTALAEAGPSNYWKAPQVVGITGSKSNDLNNGKSISTNAVEVPGVNSQQKEPDKDVWGTSHNMSPTERGSSKDTSDRVTLVANIKPHDDTTLLDSAKTMFVDRYPDFESRSNISSTSMREGSLVEVLKDRGDSTKAWFSARVLSLKDVEALVCYDTLQSDEGSEQLKEWIMIEAKDGHAPKIRVPLMTSVQLEGTRKRRRSAVKNYTWSVGDQVDVWLQDCWREGIIAEKNKTDATSFSVHFPAQGETLPVKLWHLRPSLVWSEGKWTEWHKAERDDTQKGDTPAEKRPKLGSTSIEAKGKAKMVKNIDFAEVGGNEEPKLPLSANEKVFTIGSTKEENKLNMARKMRSGLEKEGSKVVFGVPKPGKKRKFMEVSKHYVSDRISKTNVPNDSAKLSKFLMPQGSGSRGFKGTSKEKQVADSKIRPPKSGKPPSVPSRTLARRDDSTSTRSNARTTSSDHISKESMSNDENESSEQNLAEVDEATQGAMVFSSQAPSQENLKKAVRNIKPERLNQGKLAPASRKLAKDEATEKLISEASEPRRSNRRIQPTSRLLEGLQSSLIISKIPSSSHDKGHRSRTKATVRGNNNRG; this is encoded by the exons ATGGACTACAATGACAATGACTATGAAGGCCAGAATCTTGACTTAGCTGGTGAAGAGAGCTCTAAAATTTCTGTTTTGAGACCCTTTGCTCTACCAAAGTTTGATTTTGATGACAGTCTTCACGGGCATCTGAGATTTGACAGTTTAGTTGAAAACGAAGTTTTCCTTGGTATTCCAAGTCAGGAAAACAACCATTGGATAGAAGATTTCTCTCGGGGAGGTAATGGAATAGAGTTCAGCTCCAGTGCAACAGAATCTTGTGCTTTGCGGAGGCATATCAATGTCTGGTCTGAGGCAACATCATCTGAATCTGTTGAAATGTTGTTAAAGGCAGTTGGACAGGAAGAAATGGTACATGGTGAAAAGATGGTTGAGGAATCAGATCCAGGTGATCAGCTGGGTAGCTCAACAATAGTAGTAGAGAACGATTCGAGGGGTGCTTGTAAAGTTGATGATGTCAATGATGGGATTCCTTCATTACCCCCAGCTGAAGTTGTTGAATTTTCTTTTAGTTCAAATCAATCTTCAGGAGTTGAAATCAATCAGACTGAATGTACTTTACAGGTCCAGGAGACAAAACTTTCCTCTTATGCAGTAGGTATTGATAACAAAGATAGTAGTTTAACTGTGGCAGAAAACTTGAGCATTGCAGTGAAGAGGGCTGACAATAATCAAGGGGAAACTTGTGGTTTGGTGGATGAGTCTCTGCCCCATCAAATGCAAGAAGACCTACCAGTTCACGGAAAAGAGATTGACAATTCTAATAGCTCTTCTATGAATTTTGATGTTAATGCTAGGGAATATGTGGAACAGGATAAGACTAGCAGTGCCAATTTTAGTTCAAGTTGTACAGCAAAAAGTACTTTTAATCCTGTCGAGGAGCAAGACATAGGATGCAATGAAACTGAAACAAGATTGAGTGGGATTTCTCTTGAAATCGAACATATTGAGAATCAGTGTTCTCGTGAAACCACTTCAGGTGCACAGTCCCAGAAACAAGAGGATGGAGTTGATACTTGTATTGTTAGTATGTTGGAAGTATCCAAAGGGCATACAATAGACGACTCTGTATCCAATGATAATGTGTGCAATAAGGTTGCAGTAGTTGTTGAACCTGCAGCAAGTCAACATGGTGATGTCTCAGGCCCAGAGACTAAGCAGCTGTCTGAAAGTTGTATCATGTTACATGAGAGGTCATCTATAGTGCTTCCGGAAGAAGGTATTCAGGATCTTGGTATAGGAGGCAATGATGCTGCCACCCCTGCATTTAATGGCGGTAATGATCTGAAGCAGGGTACTGTTATTCAATCATCAGAAATGCACAAAACACTTGTTGGAAAGGAAGATGTCTCTGCTGAAAGTAACAGCTCTCCTGAGACTCCATCTGCTGCATATGAGCCCACTATATTACATGACGTGCTAGATAATCCTTCTGAGAAAGACAATGACCGCAAAACTGATGATACAGTAGGTGAATCTGGTCAATCAATAGGTTCAATAGTTTCTAGAGAATGTTCTGAGAAATCAGTCAATGATGGTATGGAAGATTCTCAAAACATTCCTGCACCACCAAAAGAGGAAGAGGATAGTGTGAACCCTCCATTACAGGGTGAGAGCATATGGACATCCAAGAAAGATATTATCTCTATGCAGATTGATGCTCATGAAAGTGCTGTAAATGGTTCTGCCCATGAGGAAGAAAGTGAAAAGTTGCCTTTTGATTCACATGAGATGGTCCTTGATGATGTTGAAAAAGAAGTTGGATCCAGTTGTCCTGCAGAGGCAGTTGAAGTCCAGAAACCTACTGGATCAAAACCTGGTAGTCCTATTGGGTATGATCCAG CATTGAATTCTGAAGTTGAAGGTAAAATCTTGGCAGCATCACCTGCTGAAGGAGATCAGTTCGCTTACTCTCGCGAGCATATCCCACCACTATCTGATACGGAGCACAAGGATCAAAGTAGAGAAACCGAGTCTGTTGCTCTTAAACAACCAAGTCATTCAGATCCAAAGGAGGCACTAGATAATAATGAGCTTTGCCCTGCTACTGAAATTGATAACGATACAATTGCTGCTTCTGTAACAGGAGAAATAAAGACAAGCCATCAATCTGGTTTCCTCTTAGAGATTTCCAGTGACAACATTCCTGATGAAGCCTCCAAGGAGTTAAATAAACTAATGGATGATCCTGCCAATGCTTTGGTAGCTCAAAATGATGGAATTGAAGCCGCACCTTCTAAAGAACAAATGATAGCAGAATCAGAAAGAGACATCACAGATAATTCTTCAAAATTGTCAG TAACCAGCAGTACTGTAGAAATTGATATATCAAACAAGGATGATGTCCCTGCCCCTGGTGCTAGCTGTACTGACCTTTCACAAATTGAAGTAAACGAGCATGCTTCTCCTAAGAAGATCAATCTTGAAAATCCTGGCAAATTATCAAATAGATCTCAGACTTCAGGAGTTAACGAGCCGTGCAAAGAAGATGAGACCTTTACTTTTGACACCAGGCCTTTGGAAAGTCGATCTACTGAAGATGCTGACAAGAGTATGCAATCATTTCCGGCACTTCAAGCTTGTAAAATGCCG ACTGGTGAAGGATTGCCTGAAGCTGCTGTTTGCAGCCAGACGGATCCAATCGTTGTGAAGGAAACTTCTCATGTTGGTTCTTCAACACCTGGTGTTTGCCCTCCATCTGGAGGTGTTGGAGCTACCTCTGAGCGTAAATCAAGACGTGGCGGCAGTAGATCTGGAAAGGTAAGTTTAAAAAAGGGAAATCTAGCAAAAGAAACATCTGCTCTGAAGCAGACTGAAAAGGGGGAGAAATCATCTCCATTTATGAGTCCATCAGCAGCTGGTAAACTCATGGTGTTTGAAAGTGGTGTGAAGCCGAGAGGGCATGTTACAATTCCTACATCCAGTATGCCTGATCTTAACACCTCTGCTCCATCATCTTCGTTCTTTCAGCAGCCTTTTACAGATTTGCAACAAGTGCAACTTCGAGCACAAATCTTTGTTTACGGATCTCTTAT ACAAGGAGCAGCACCTGATGAAGCTTGTATGGTTTCAGCCTTTGGTATGTCTG ATGGAGGTAGGAGCTCTTGGGAGCGGTCTTGGCGTGCGTGTGTAGAAAGATTTCATGGTAAAAAATCCCAGGGAAATAATACTGGAACTCCTGTACCCTCGCGTTCTG ATGTAGGTGCTAAATCTCCAGATCAAAATAATAGACAAGGTTTCCCTCAAAGTGACGTTCTTTCCTCAACAGCAGCTCGGCCAAGTATCAAAGCTATCCCTTCTCCAGTTCACTCAGCGATCCCTCTCTCGTCTCCCTTGTGGAATGTATCTACTCCTTCTGGGGAAGCTCTGCCTCCAGGTAGCATGTCTAGAAGTGCTGTGATTGATTATCAGGCTGTTTCTCCTTTGAATCCTTACCAGACACCACCTTTGCGGAATTATGTTACACATTCTACTTGGGCAGCGCAAGCCCCTCCTGCTCCCTTCCCTGTGCCGTGGCTTGCTTCTTCACAAAGTTCTCCTTTTGAAATCAGTACTAGCTATCCTGCATTCCAAAGTACGGAACCAGTAAAACTGACAGCAGTTAAAGAATCACCTTTGCCTATTACCTCTGGCCTGAAGCATGGTCCTCCTATTCCTACAACTAATACTGGAGCAACCGCTGTGTTAGTTGGGGCTTCTCCACTTGACTTGAAAAAGGTTAAAGCATCATCTAGAAAGACTTGTGAGACGAAAACTAGAAAGAGGAAGAAGTCTTCTGGTTCCGAGGATGTTGTACAGGTTACTGCCACTGCTCTATCAGATGCTGTCTCTGCTCAATCAGTACCTAGCCAGATATCTAACAAGGCTCCTACAGTCGAAGATCTTAGTCGGGTATCTTTTATAGCTCAGAATCAAGTAGGATTATTGCCGAGACCTGTTGTTGGAAGTTATTATTCTACATCTGTTGCCGTCTCAACACCTTCAACCTTTTCGCCTAAAGGCCCTCCCTCCAACCAGGCTTTTCCTGTGGCAACaccttcaatttcaagtggtcATCTCAGTAAAGGCGATATAAATATGGATAAGAGGGCTTTCAGTGCTGAGGGTTTTAGCAAAGTTGAGCAGGCTAAGTTGCAAGCACAGGAGGCTGCTGCTCATGCTGCTACTGCCATAACTCATTGTGATGGTGTTTGGAGCCAGTTGGAACTGCAAAAAAGTTATGGCTTGACATTAGATGCTGAGTCTAAATTGGtgtctgctgctgctgctatAGCAGCTGCTGCATCTGTTGCAAAGGCAGCAGCTGCAGCTGCTAAGATTGCAGCAGATGCTGCAGTGCAAGCAAAACAAATGGCTGATGAAGTATTGACCAAGTCTGGAACGTCCACTTCCACTGAATATAATTCTAATTCCTTATATAATTCCATTAATTTGGTAAGTGCGTTACCTACATCCATTTCAAAGGGTGGGGATCGAAATAATACTCCCAGTTTAATGATATCTGCTGCTAGAGAAGCTGCTAGGAAGAGAATTGAGGCTGCTTCAGCTGCGACCAGGCATGCAGAGAATCTTGATGCCATTCTCAAGGCAGCTGAATTGGCTGCAGAAGCTGTTGCACATGCTGGAAAAGTTGTTGCCATGGGTGATCCTTTCTCTTTGACTGCTCTAGCAGAGGCAGGGCCAAGCAATTATTGGAAAGCCCCACAGGTGGTTGGTATCACTGGTTCTAAATCAAATGACTTGAATAATGGTAAATCTATTAGTACAAATGCTGTGGAAGTGCCTGGTGTTAATAGTCAACAGAAAGAACCTGATAAGGATGTATGGGGTACAAGTCATAATATGTCTCCTACTGAAAGAGGGTCATCAAAAGACACTAGTGATCGTGTCACACTGGTTGCAAATATTAAGCCCCACGATGACACAACATTATTAGACTCAGCTAAAACTATGTTTGTTGATCGCTATCCAGATTTCGAGTCAAGATCAAACATTTCATCCACAAGCATGAGAGAGGGTTCTCTTGTTGAG GTTCTTAAAGATCGTGGTGACTCAACGAAGGCCTGGTTCTCAGCCCGTGTACTTAGTTTGAAGGATGTTGAAGCGCTTGTTTGTTATGATACACTACAATCGGATGAAG GATCTGAGCAACTCAAGGAGTGGATAATGATAGAAGCTAAAGATGGTCATGCTCCTAAAATACGTGTTCCTCTTATGACTAGTGTGCAACTTGAAGGAACAAGGAAGAGGAGACGTTCTGCTGTAAAAAACTACACCTGGTCTGTTGGAGACCAAGTTGACGTATGGTTGCAAGATTG CTGGCGTGAAGGCATTATCGCAGAAAAGAACAAGACAGATGCGACTTCATTCAGTGTCCATTTTCCAG CTCAAGGAGAGACATTACCGGTCAAATTGTGGCATCTTCGACCATCTTTAGTTTGGAGTGAAGGCAAATGGACTGAATGGCACAAAGCAGAGCGCGATGACACTCAAAAG GGAGATACACCAGCTGAGAAGCGACCAAAGCTGGGAAGTACCAGTATTGAGGCAAAAGGGAAAGCTAAGATGGTTAAAAACATTGATTTTGCAGAAGTTGGTGGAAATGAAGAACCGAAATTGCCTTTGTCTGCTAATGAAAAGGTTTTTACTATTGGTAGTACAAAGGAGGAGAACAAATTGAACATGGCTCGGAAAATGAGGTCTGGTTTGGAGAAAGAAGGATCCAAAGTTGTATTTGGTGTCCCTAAGCCTGGGAAGAAGAGAAAATTCATGGAAGTAAGCAAGCATTATGTTTCTGATAGAATCTCCAAGACTAATGTGCCTAATGATTCGGCGAAGTTATCCAAATTTCTGATGCCTCAAGGATCAGGGTCTCGGGGATTCAAAGGTACTTCCAAAGAAAAACAAGTAGCTGATTCTAAAATAAGACCACCTAAGTCTGGGAAACCACCAAGTGTGCCAAGTAGAACTTTAGCACGAAGAGATGACTCTACCTCTACACGATCTAATGCACGTACTACATCATCAGATCATATATCAAAAGAGTCTATGAGTAATGATGAGAATGAATCATCTGAACAAAACCTTGCTGAAGTTGATGAGGCCACACAAGGAGCTATGGTATTCTCTTCTCAAGCTCCTTCTCAAGAAAACCTTAAGAAAGCAGTGAGGAATATTAAACCTGAACGTCTCAACCAAGGGAAACTTGCTCCTGCTAGTAGGAAATTAGCAAAAGATGAAGCAACTGAAAAGTTAATATCTGAAGCCTCTGAACCCCGCCGATCGAATCGCCGAATTCAGCCAACATCACGG CTGTTGGAAGGCTTGCAAAGTTCGCTGATAATCTCAAAAATACCATCGTCTTCTCATGACAAGGGGCACAGGAGTCGCACCAAAGCTACAGTCAGAG GGAATAACAATCGTGGCTGA